From a region of the Basfia succiniciproducens genome:
- the gss gene encoding bifunctional glutathionylspermidine amidase/synthase produces the protein MSEISPNIPTHDAFGSLLGYAPGGIAIYSSDYETADKNEYPDDAAFRSYLGREYMGYKWQCVEFARRYLYLNHGMVFTDVGMAYEIFSLRFLRQVVNDALVPLQAYANGSKKPPEPGALLIWQEGGEFQETGHVAIITEVFNDKIRIAEQNVIHYRLPSGQQWTRELPMSVTEQGYILHDTFDDTEILGWMIQTDDSTYSLPQPTAAPESLEIHAEHIENKGQFDGKWLNESDPFEKLYVTAMNGHQVSRTDQYRYFTISETAKHELIRATNELHLMYLHATNKVLNDDNLLKYFNIPKLLWPRLRLSWENRRYQTVSGRLDFCLDERGLKVYEYNADSASCHAEAGAILGRWAKVAGLDNGEDPGAHLRNALADCWKHRDNTPLVHIMQDNDSEEDYHSMFMQSALLQAGCRTKIIHGTEGLHWDKRGRLLDDEDNQILSVWKTWAWETMLEQLREDATGREVAPPIRTGYPEDKVRLIDVLLRPEVLVYEPLWTAIPSNKAILPVLWSLFPNHRYLLESGFELTQNLIKNGYAKKPIAGRRGDNVTLFADQHSRLDVTHGRFGKQEHIYQQLWCLPKVEEQYVQICTFIVGGHYGGSCLRSDPSRIIVGDSDMQPLRVLNDKDFLAK, from the coding sequence ATGTCTGAAATCTCTCCAAATATTCCCACGCATGACGCTTTCGGCAGTTTGCTCGGTTATGCCCCCGGAGGAATCGCAATTTATTCTTCTGATTACGAAACCGCCGATAAAAACGAATACCCCGATGATGCCGCATTCCGTAGCTATTTAGGTCGCGAATACATGGGATACAAATGGCAGTGCGTCGAGTTTGCCCGTCGTTATCTTTATTTAAATCACGGCATGGTGTTTACCGATGTGGGCATGGCTTATGAAATTTTTTCGCTGCGTTTTTTGCGTCAGGTTGTCAATGATGCTTTAGTGCCGCTTCAGGCTTATGCAAACGGTAGCAAAAAGCCGCCTGAACCGGGTGCGTTACTTATTTGGCAAGAAGGCGGTGAATTTCAGGAAACCGGGCATGTAGCGATTATTACGGAAGTTTTTAACGATAAAATCCGCATTGCGGAACAAAATGTTATTCATTACCGCTTACCGAGCGGGCAGCAATGGACGCGGGAATTACCGATGTCTGTGACGGAGCAGGGATATATTTTGCATGATACTTTTGATGACACGGAAATTCTCGGCTGGATGATTCAGACTGATGACTCTACTTATAGTTTGCCGCAGCCGACGGCGGCACCGGAAAGCTTGGAAATTCATGCGGAACATATTGAAAATAAAGGGCAATTCGACGGCAAATGGCTGAATGAAAGCGATCCTTTCGAAAAGCTTTATGTGACGGCGATGAATGGTCACCAGGTGAGCCGTACGGATCAATATCGTTATTTTACTATTTCGGAAACGGCAAAACATGAATTAATTCGTGCAACGAATGAATTGCATTTAATGTATCTGCATGCCACCAATAAAGTGCTTAATGATGATAACTTGTTGAAATATTTTAATATTCCTAAATTATTATGGCCTCGGTTGCGTTTATCCTGGGAGAACCGTCGTTATCAGACCGTATCCGGTAGATTGGATTTTTGTTTAGACGAGCGGGGCTTGAAAGTTTATGAATATAATGCGGATTCCGCTTCCTGTCATGCGGAAGCCGGCGCTATTTTAGGGCGCTGGGCAAAGGTTGCGGGCTTGGATAACGGGGAAGATCCGGGCGCCCATTTGCGCAATGCTTTAGCTGATTGCTGGAAACATCGGGATAATACGCCTTTGGTGCATATTATGCAGGATAACGACAGCGAAGAAGATTATCATTCGATGTTTATGCAGTCCGCATTGCTGCAAGCAGGTTGCCGGACCAAAATTATTCACGGTACGGAAGGGTTACATTGGGACAAACGGGGACGATTGCTTGATGATGAAGATAACCAAATTCTAAGCGTATGGAAAACCTGGGCATGGGAAACCATGTTGGAACAACTCCGTGAAGACGCCACCGGCAGAGAAGTCGCGCCGCCGATTCGAACCGGTTATCCCGAAGACAAAGTGCGGTTAATTGATGTGTTATTGCGCCCGGAAGTGCTAGTTTATGAACCTTTATGGACGGCAATTCCGAGTAATAAAGCGATTTTGCCGGTACTTTGGTCATTATTCCCGAATCACCGTTATTTGTTGGAATCCGGCTTTGAGCTGACCCAAAATCTGATTAAAAACGGTTACGCGAAAAAACCGATTGCCGGTCGTCGAGGCGATAATGTAACATTGTTTGCCGATCAACACAGCCGCTTGGATGTAACGCACGGACGTTTTGGCAAGCAGGAACATATTTATCAGCAACTTTGGTGTTTGCCGAAAGTGGAAGAACAATATGTACAGATTTGTACTTTTATCGTCGGCGGGCATTACGGTGGCAGTTGCTTACGCTCGGATCCGAGCCGAATTATTGTGGGCGATAGCGATATGCAGCCCTTACGCGTATTAAACGATAAAGACTTTTTAGCAAAATAA
- a CDS encoding ArsC family reductase, which translates to MITVYGIKNCDTVKKALKWLTDNNIEHKLHDYRTDGLAPEFLINAEAQFGWQTLVNKRSTTWRNLDSQIRENLEKHTALSVLAEQPTLIKRPIILQDGIALIGFNIKEYEKAFG; encoded by the coding sequence ATGATAACGGTTTACGGTATTAAAAATTGCGATACGGTGAAAAAAGCCTTGAAATGGTTAACGGATAATAATATTGAGCATAAATTGCACGATTATCGTACGGACGGATTAGCTCCCGAATTTTTAATTAATGCGGAAGCACAGTTTGGCTGGCAGACGCTGGTGAATAAACGCAGTACCACATGGCGTAATTTAGACAGCCAAATCAGAGAGAATCTGGAAAAACATACCGCACTTTCAGTTCTCGCCGAACAGCCGACATTAATCAAACGCCCGATTATCCTGCAAGACGGCATCGCATTAATTGGTTTTAATATAAAAGAATATGAAAAAGCTTTTGGTTAA
- a CDS encoding REP-associated tyrosine transposase, with the protein MPNYRRDFSPGATYFFTVVINQRSDGLLIKYINEFKQAYQDVVLYYPFETIALTVLPDHFHLIMQLPENDSDYSKRISSLKYNFSSLLPTYYRNVNLSRQFKREAGIWQRRFWEHLIRDDRDLDNHIDYVYYNPVKHGYVSQVMDWKYSTFHRDVKNGIFELDWGSYISESVRNLYLD; encoded by the coding sequence ATGCCAAATTATCGAAGAGATTTTTCACCGGGTGCAACTTATTTTTTTACCGTTGTTATAAATCAACGTAGTGACGGGCTTCTAATAAAATATATAAATGAGTTTAAGCAAGCTTATCAAGATGTTGTTTTATATTATCCATTTGAAACAATTGCACTAACAGTATTACCTGATCATTTTCATTTAATTATGCAATTACCAGAAAATGATTCAGATTATTCAAAAAGAATTTCCTCTTTAAAATATAATTTTAGTTCATTATTACCAACTTATTATCGTAATGTGAATTTGAGTCGTCAGTTCAAACGGGAAGCAGGTATTTGGCAACGGCGATTTTGGGAACATTTGATCAGAGATGACAGAGATTTGGATAATCATATTGATTACGTGTATTACAATCCTGTAAAACATGGTTATGTATCTCAAGTTATGGATTGGAAATATTCAACTTTTCATCGAGATGTTAAAAATGGGATTTTTGAATTAGATTGGGGAAGTTATATTTCTGAATCTGTCCGGAATTTATATTTGGATTAA
- the dapE gene encoding succinyl-diaminopimelate desuccinylase has translation MKNTIINLAQDLIRRPSISPDDQGCQQVIAERLAKLGFNIEWMPFNDTINLWAKHGATSPVVAFAGHTDVVPTGDENQWNYPPFSAQIVDDMLYGRGAADMKGSLAAMIVAAEEYVKANPNHAGTIALLITSDEEAAAKDGTVKVVESLMARGENIDYCLVGEPSSAKQLGDVVKNGRRGSITGDLYIQGIQGHVAYPHLAENPVHKATKFLTELTTYEWDNGNEFFPPTSLQIANIHAGTGSNNVIPGELYVQFNLRYCTEVTDEFIKNKVAEMLQKHDLTYRIDWNLSGKPFLTKPGKLLNAVVESLESVAGIKPKLDTGGGTSDGRFIALMGAEVVELGPLNATIHKVNECVSCRDLATLGEVYRQMLVNLLGK, from the coding sequence ATGAAAAACACAATTATCAATCTTGCACAGGATTTAATCCGTCGTCCTTCAATTAGCCCGGATGATCAAGGGTGCCAGCAGGTTATTGCAGAGCGTTTAGCAAAGTTGGGCTTTAACATTGAATGGATGCCTTTTAACGATACCATAAACCTTTGGGCTAAACACGGCGCTACTTCACCTGTGGTCGCTTTTGCCGGGCATACGGATGTAGTACCTACCGGCGATGAAAACCAATGGAATTATCCGCCGTTTTCCGCTCAAATTGTAGATGATATGCTTTACGGACGCGGTGCGGCGGATATGAAAGGCTCTCTTGCCGCAATGATTGTTGCTGCGGAAGAATATGTTAAAGCTAACCCGAATCATGCCGGAACGATTGCCTTATTAATCACGTCGGATGAAGAAGCGGCGGCGAAAGACGGTACGGTTAAAGTGGTTGAAAGCTTAATGGCACGCGGTGAAAATATTGATTATTGCCTGGTTGGCGAACCTTCCAGTGCGAAACAATTGGGTGATGTTGTGAAAAACGGGCGGCGCGGTTCTATTACCGGCGATCTTTATATTCAGGGAATTCAAGGTCATGTGGCTTATCCGCATTTAGCCGAAAATCCGGTTCATAAAGCAACGAAATTTTTAACCGAATTAACGACTTACGAGTGGGACAACGGCAATGAGTTTTTCCCGCCTACAAGTTTACAAATCGCCAATATTCATGCGGGTACGGGCAGTAATAATGTGATTCCCGGCGAATTATACGTGCAGTTTAACCTGCGTTATTGCACCGAAGTTACTGATGAGTTTATTAAAAATAAAGTGGCGGAGATGTTGCAAAAGCATGATTTGACATATCGTATTGACTGGAATTTATCCGGTAAACCTTTTCTAACCAAACCGGGAAAATTACTGAATGCCGTGGTGGAAAGCCTTGAATCCGTGGCGGGCATTAAACCTAAACTTGATACCGGCGGCGGCACCTCCGACGGACGTTTTATAGCGCTAATGGGCGCCGAGGTTGTAGAGCTTGGTCCGTTGAACGCCACAATTCACAAAGTTAACGAATGCGTAAGTTGCAGGGATTTGGCGACTTTAGGTGAGGTTTACCGACAAATGTTGGTGAATCTGTTGGGGAAATAA
- a CDS encoding M15 family metallopeptidase: MGFGAENLTGKSRSHLLNLPCPLSNNHFLQPQALKAFQALQKSAVKNGFNLQPASTFRDFARQQLIWNGKFNGERKVHDDQGNPLDLTALSCWEKAQAILRWSALPGASRHHWGTEIDFFDPDLLPQHQQLQLEPWEYEQDGYFFELSRFLQQNLPQFDFVLPFMQTPKGKEIGREPWHISYLPLAEKLEKQFTPEILLNAWENEDIAGRQTLIAHLPEIFERFIY; this comes from the coding sequence ATGGGATTCGGCGCTGAAAACCTCACCGGCAAATCCCGTTCCCATTTGTTGAATTTGCCTTGTCCCTTATCAAATAATCATTTCTTGCAGCCGCAAGCGTTAAAGGCTTTTCAGGCATTGCAGAAAAGTGCGGTCAAAAACGGCTTTAATTTGCAGCCCGCCAGCACTTTCCGGGATTTTGCCCGCCAGCAATTGATTTGGAACGGTAAATTTAACGGCGAACGCAAGGTACATGATGATCAAGGAAATCCGCTGGATTTGACCGCACTTTCCTGTTGGGAAAAAGCGCAGGCTATTTTACGCTGGTCGGCGTTGCCGGGAGCAAGTCGTCATCATTGGGGAACCGAAATTGATTTTTTTGATCCCGATTTGTTACCGCAGCATCAACAATTGCAACTGGAACCCTGGGAATATGAGCAAGACGGTTATTTTTTTGAGTTGAGCCGGTTTCTGCAACAAAATTTACCGCAGTTTGATTTTGTTTTGCCTTTTATGCAAACGCCTAAAGGCAAAGAAATCGGGCGAGAACCCTGGCATATCAGTTATTTACCGTTGGCGGAGAAGCTGGAAAAGCAATTCACCCCCGAAATTTTGCTTAATGCCTGGGAAAATGAAGACATCGCAGGTCGCCAAACATTAATCGCCCATTTACCGGAAATTTTCGAACGGTTTATTTATTAA
- the thiE gene encoding thiamine phosphate synthase has protein sequence MNKIKSMLSVYFIAGSQDCRHLPGEPTENLLTILQRALEAGITCFQFREKGEQSLACDPQLKRRLALKCLQLCRQFQVPFIVNDDVELALSIQADGIHVGQKDTAVETILRNARNKPIIGLSINTLAQALANKDRQDIDYFGVGPIFPTNSKADHSPVVGMNFIRQIRQLGIDKPCVAIGGIKEESAAILRRLGTDGVAVISAISHSVNIANTVKTLAQK, from the coding sequence ATGAACAAGATTAAATCCATGCTTTCCGTTTATTTTATTGCGGGTTCGCAAGATTGCCGCCATTTACCCGGGGAGCCGACTGAAAATCTGCTGACGATTTTGCAACGGGCATTGGAAGCGGGCATTACCTGCTTTCAGTTTCGGGAAAAGGGCGAGCAATCTCTGGCTTGCGATCCCCAATTAAAACGACGATTAGCTCTTAAATGCCTGCAATTATGCCGGCAATTTCAGGTTCCTTTTATTGTTAATGACGATGTTGAGCTTGCCTTATCCATTCAAGCCGACGGCATTCATGTGGGGCAAAAAGACACAGCGGTGGAAACCATTTTGCGCAATGCCCGCAATAAACCCATTATTGGATTATCAATTAATACATTAGCACAAGCATTAGCAAATAAAGATCGGCAGGATATTGATTATTTCGGTGTCGGCCCAATTTTCCCGACAAATTCTAAAGCTGATCATTCGCCCGTCGTCGGTATGAATTTTATTCGACAAATCCGACAATTGGGCATAGATAAACCCTGTGTTGCCATAGGCGGAATTAAAGAGGAAAGCGCCGCGATATTACGTCGCTTAGGCACCGATGGTGTCGCTGTGATTTCCGCCATCAGCCATTCCGTCAATATAGCTAACACGGTGAAAACCTTAGCGCAGAAGTAA
- the thiD gene encoding bifunctional hydroxymethylpyrimidine kinase/phosphomethylpyrimidine kinase, giving the protein MVIPQVLTIAGSDSGGGAGIQADLKTFQMRGVFGTSVITAVTAQNTLGVFDIHPIPLASIQAQLRAVAKDFSISAVKIGMLGNTEIIQCVADCLEQYQFSHIVLDPVMIAKGGATLLEQSAVAALKNLILPKACLITPNIPEAERITGTQIKNEADIFNAAQIFHELGTNTVVIKGGHHNNSQSKLCKDWVFTQKGYFTLEAPRFATPHTHGTGCTFSACLTAELAKGKPVEQAVRTAKSYITAAIGHPLNIGHGHGPTNHWAYQNEQD; this is encoded by the coding sequence ATGGTTATCCCTCAAGTGCTTACTATTGCAGGCTCTGACAGTGGCGGCGGCGCCGGTATTCAGGCGGATCTAAAAACTTTTCAAATGCGCGGTGTGTTCGGCACTTCGGTAATTACCGCGGTAACCGCACAAAATACGCTGGGTGTTTTCGATATTCACCCGATTCCCCTCGCCAGCATTCAGGCGCAATTGAGAGCGGTTGCGAAGGATTTTAGTATTTCCGCCGTGAAAATCGGCATGTTGGGCAATACGGAAATTATTCAATGTGTGGCGGACTGTCTGGAACAATATCAATTTTCTCATATTGTGCTAGATCCGGTGATGATCGCCAAAGGCGGCGCAACACTTTTAGAACAAAGTGCGGTTGCCGCATTAAAAAATTTGATACTGCCTAAAGCCTGCCTCATTACGCCGAATATTCCCGAGGCGGAACGTATTACCGGCACTCAAATTAAAAACGAAGCGGATATTTTCAACGCGGCACAAATTTTTCATGAACTAGGCACAAATACGGTGGTGATCAAAGGCGGACATCATAATAATTCGCAAAGTAAGCTCTGCAAAGACTGGGTTTTTACTCAAAAAGGCTATTTCACCTTGGAAGCTCCTCGCTTCGCTACACCGCACACCCATGGTACCGGTTGCACCTTTTCAGCCTGCCTTACCGCCGAACTTGCTAAAGGTAAGCCTGTTGAACAAGCGGTTCGCACGGCAAAAAGCTACATTACGGCGGCAATCGGTCATCCGTTAAATATCGGCCACGGGCACGGACCGACAAATCATTGGGCATATCAAAATGAACAAGATTAA
- a CDS encoding ferredoxin reductase family protein produces the protein MKNIKFLLWGVLIGISALWFLADDLIPEPFTYFSFRFVVNQYTGILSISLMSIAMLLATRPRWLENYLNGLDKGYRLHKWLGISALITALTHFWFTHGTKWMVGWGWLERPLRQRQRLGQNAGAGLEQWLGGMRGIAESIGEWAFYLALILMIVSLVKKIPYRWFVKFHKWLAAAYLALVFHSVVLIKFEYWHQPIGWVTAVLLAVGAVSALLILFNLAGKKIRYQGTIRSARPLQKIDGLDLTVNVPTWQGHKAGQFAFVRALNDTEKPHPFSFASAWDPASRDIRFCIKALGDYTDTLAQRWKANDKLLIEGPYGRFTFADDAQQQIWIATGIGITPFMARLEELAQSTHKQTVDLFYSYRESDPVLIAELQQKSAEAGINLHLRCSAEQSRLTSADIINTVKDLTKTSFWYCGISAFGDTLRKDLCRQGLPASRFHQELFEMR, from the coding sequence ATGAAAAACATAAAATTCTTATTGTGGGGAGTTTTAATCGGAATCAGCGCATTGTGGTTTCTTGCTGATGATTTAATTCCCGAGCCTTTCACCTATTTTTCTTTCCGTTTTGTAGTCAATCAATACACGGGAATTTTATCTATAAGCTTAATGAGTATAGCAATGTTGCTGGCGACGCGCCCAAGATGGCTGGAGAATTATCTGAACGGTTTGGACAAAGGTTATCGGCTGCATAAATGGTTGGGAATCAGCGCATTAATCACCGCCCTTACCCACTTTTGGTTCACTCACGGAACCAAATGGATGGTTGGTTGGGGCTGGTTGGAAAGACCTTTGCGACAAAGACAGCGCTTAGGGCAAAATGCCGGCGCCGGGCTTGAACAATGGCTGGGCGGTATGCGCGGAATTGCCGAAAGTATCGGTGAATGGGCGTTTTATCTTGCATTGATATTGATGATCGTTTCTTTAGTTAAAAAGATCCCTTACCGCTGGTTCGTAAAATTTCATAAATGGCTGGCGGCTGCCTATCTTGCACTGGTGTTCCACTCCGTAGTTTTAATAAAATTCGAATATTGGCATCAACCTATCGGTTGGGTAACGGCGGTTTTACTTGCAGTCGGAGCAGTTTCCGCTCTGCTGATTCTGTTTAACCTGGCGGGTAAAAAAATACGTTATCAGGGAACTATTCGTTCCGCACGTCCGTTGCAGAAAATCGACGGGCTGGACTTAACAGTCAATGTGCCGACATGGCAAGGGCATAAAGCCGGGCAGTTTGCCTTCGTTCGCGCGTTAAATGATACGGAAAAACCGCATCCTTTTAGCTTTGCGTCCGCTTGGGATCCCGCCAGCCGGGATATCCGTTTCTGTATCAAGGCGCTGGGCGATTACACAGATACCTTGGCACAACGTTGGAAAGCAAATGACAAGCTGTTAATTGAAGGGCCTTACGGGCGTTTTACCTTCGCCGATGATGCCCAACAACAAATCTGGATTGCCACGGGAATCGGCATTACGCCGTTTATGGCTCGCTTGGAAGAACTGGCGCAATCAACACATAAGCAAACCGTGGATTTGTTTTATAGCTATCGTGAAAGCGATCCCGTTTTAATAGCGGAATTACAACAAAAATCGGCTGAAGCCGGTATCAATCTGCATTTACGTTGCTCCGCCGAACAAAGTCGCCTGACTTCAGCTGATATTATCAATACGGTGAAGGACCTGACCAAAACAAGCTTTTGGTATTGCGGTATCTCAGCATTCGGCGATACCTTACGCAAAGATTTATGCCGACAAGGATTGCCGGCGAGTCGTTTTCATCAAGAACTTTTCGAAATGCGATAG
- the yjgA gene encoding ribosome biogenesis factor YjgA: protein MKKRGKKPELDWETEEQEEIIWVSKSEIKRDAEELKKLGAKLVDLTKTNLDKIPLDGNLLEAVELARRSVKEAKRRQLQYIGKLLRNTDVEPIRDALDKIENKHNQQQAMLHKLELMRDELVSKGDEGLVALLIDYPQMDRRHLRNLIRSAQKEKEQNKPPKAYREIYQYLKDFIIEE, encoded by the coding sequence ATGAAAAAACGCGGCAAAAAGCCTGAACTTGATTGGGAAACGGAAGAGCAAGAAGAAATTATCTGGGTAAGCAAAAGCGAGATTAAACGCGATGCGGAAGAACTCAAAAAACTCGGTGCAAAATTAGTGGATTTAACCAAAACCAACTTAGATAAAATTCCGTTAGACGGCAACTTATTAGAAGCCGTTGAATTGGCACGCCGTTCGGTAAAAGAAGCCAAACGCCGCCAGTTACAATATATCGGCAAATTATTGCGTAATACGGATGTGGAACCAATCCGGGACGCATTGGATAAAATTGAAAATAAACATAACCAACAGCAGGCAATGTTGCATAAACTGGAATTAATGCGGGACGAACTGGTTTCCAAAGGTGATGAAGGGTTGGTTGCGTTATTGATTGATTATCCGCAAATGGATCGCCGGCATTTACGTAATTTAATTCGTTCGGCTCAAAAAGAAAAAGAACAAAATAAACCGCCGAAAGCTTACCGCGAGATTTATCAATACCTCAAAGATTTTATTATTGAAGAATAA
- the pmbA gene encoding metalloprotease PmbA — translation MEISQNQTALLKQQEKALRDAVSYAVEIAQKAGASAEVAVTKVNGLSVLTRLKEVENVEFNNDGALGISVYLGQQKGNASTSDLSKDAIKNAVEAALAIAKYTSPDECAGLADKELMAFEAPSLALYNPAEVDVDQAIELALQAETAALDYDKRIVNSNGASFNSHNGVRVYGNSYGMLQSYLSSRYSISCSVLSGIDDELENDYEYTVSRDLNALESPVWVGENVAKKAVARLQPRKITTQEAPVIFLNDVATGLIGSLAGAISGGSLYRKASFLLDHLGRQILPDWFHISERPHLMGRLASTPFDSEGVKTQSREIVEQGILRTYLLTSYSGRKLGMQSTGHAGGIHNWLVRPNANGGLDSLLRQMGRGLLVTDLMGQGVNMVTGDYSRGAAGFWVENGEIQYPVAEITIAGRLKDMLRDIVAVGDDIEQRSNIQTGSILLESMKISGN, via the coding sequence ATGGAAATTTCGCAAAATCAGACCGCACTTTTAAAACAACAAGAAAAAGCGTTGCGTGATGCCGTGAGCTATGCTGTCGAAATCGCTCAAAAAGCAGGCGCTTCCGCAGAAGTGGCGGTAACAAAAGTTAACGGATTATCGGTTTTGACCCGTTTAAAAGAAGTGGAAAACGTAGAATTCAACAATGACGGCGCATTAGGTATTTCCGTTTATTTAGGTCAACAAAAAGGTAATGCCTCCACTTCGGATTTAAGCAAGGACGCGATTAAAAACGCCGTTGAAGCCGCTTTAGCTATCGCAAAATACACCTCTCCCGATGAATGCGCGGGGCTTGCGGATAAAGAACTGATGGCGTTTGAGGCGCCGAGTTTGGCATTATACAATCCGGCGGAAGTGGACGTTGATCAGGCAATCGAATTGGCATTACAGGCGGAAACGGCGGCGCTGGATTATGATAAACGGATTGTAAACAGCAACGGCGCTTCCTTTAATTCACATAATGGCGTAAGAGTATACGGCAATAGTTACGGTATGCTGCAAAGTTATTTATCCAGCCGTTATTCAATTTCTTGCTCGGTATTGAGCGGTATTGATGATGAGCTCGAAAACGATTATGAATATACGGTTTCCCGCGATTTAAACGCGCTGGAAAGTCCGGTTTGGGTGGGCGAAAATGTGGCTAAAAAAGCGGTAGCACGCTTGCAACCACGTAAGATTACGACTCAGGAAGCGCCGGTAATTTTCTTAAACGATGTAGCAACCGGCTTAATCGGTTCCCTTGCGGGCGCCATTAGCGGTGGCAGCTTATATCGTAAAGCCAGTTTTTTATTGGATCATTTAGGTCGACAAATATTACCCGATTGGTTCCACATCAGCGAACGCCCTCATTTAATGGGCAGATTGGCTTCAACCCCTTTTGACAGCGAAGGAGTGAAAACACAGTCGCGTGAAATCGTTGAACAGGGTATTTTGCGCACGTATTTATTAACGAGTTACAGCGGCCGTAAATTGGGTATGCAAAGTACCGGTCATGCGGGCGGCATTCATAACTGGTTGGTTCGCCCGAATGCAAACGGCGGTTTGGATAGTTTATTGCGCCAAATGGGAAGAGGCTTGTTAGTGACGGATCTGATGGGGCAGGGGGTGAATATGGTGACCGGTGATTATTCCCGGGGCGCCGCCGGTTTTTGGGTGGAAAACGGCGAAATTCAATATCCGGTGGCGGAAATTACTATCGCAGGCCGGCTGAAAGATATGTTGCGCGATATTGTGGCAGTCGGCGATGATATTGAACAGCGTTCTAATATTCAGACAGGTTCGATTTTATTGGAAAGTATGAAAATTTCAGGTAATTAA
- the hpt gene encoding hypoxanthine phosphoribosyltransferase, giving the protein MKKHHVDILISEQEVKARIQQLGAEITAYYRQQQVEKLIVVGLLRGSFMFMADLVREIKLPVEIEFMTTASYGSGMTTNHDVKITKDLDGDIKNQHVLIVEDIIDTGYTLEKVREILNLRTPASLKICTLLDKPSRREVEVPVDWIGFRIPDEFVVGYGIDYAQHHRNLGYIGKVVLEE; this is encoded by the coding sequence ATGAAAAAACATCATGTGGATATATTGATCTCGGAACAAGAGGTTAAAGCGCGAATTCAGCAGTTAGGCGCTGAAATCACCGCTTATTACCGGCAGCAGCAGGTTGAAAAATTAATTGTTGTCGGCTTGTTGCGCGGCTCGTTTATGTTTATGGCTGATCTCGTTCGGGAAATTAAATTGCCGGTGGAAATCGAATTTATGACTACCGCAAGTTACGGTTCCGGCATGACGACGAATCATGATGTAAAAATTACAAAAGATTTAGACGGCGATATTAAAAATCAGCACGTATTAATTGTGGAAGATATTATCGATACCGGCTATACCCTGGAAAAAGTGCGGGAAATTTTAAATTTACGCACCCCGGCTTCCCTCAAAATTTGTACTCTGTTAGACAAACCTTCACGCCGCGAAGTAGAAGTACCCGTCGATTGGATTGGATTCCGGATCCCGGATGAATTTGTAGTAGGTTACGGCATCGACTACGCACAACATCATCGTAATTTGGGTTATATCGGGAAAGTGGTGTTAGAGGAATAA